One segment of Thamnophis elegans isolate rThaEle1 chromosome 16, rThaEle1.pri, whole genome shotgun sequence DNA contains the following:
- the SENP8 gene encoding sentrin-specific protease 8 has translation MDPVVLSYMDSLLRQSDVSLLDPPCWLNDHIIGFAFEYFANGQFRDFSDQACFVGPEVAQFIKCTTDQEELAVFLEPLGLLRKKIVFLAINDNSNQAAGGTHWSLLVYFQDKDSFAHYDSHSRCNSAHAKQVARNLQSFLGKRGKVAFVEEKAPVQQNSYDCGMYVICNTEALCQEFFQGQQEPVLQLLTPSYITGKREEWKKLIAGLSKK, from the coding sequence ATGGACCCTGTGGTCCTGAGTTACATGGACAGTTTGCTGAGACAATCGGACGTTTCTTTACTAGACCCTCCATGCTGGCTTAACGACCACATCATTGGATTTGCCTTTGAGTATTTTGCCAATGGCCAGTTCCGAGACTTCTCTGACCAGGCCTGCTTTGTGGGCCCAGAAGTGGCTCAGTTCATCAAATGCACCACTGACCAGGAGGAACTGGCCGTGTTCCTTGAGCCCCTGGGCCTGCTGCGCAAGAAAATTGTGTTCCTGGCTATCAATGACAACTCCAACCAGGCAGCCGGTGGCACCCACTGGAGCTTGCTAGTGTATTTCCAAGACAAGGACAGCTTTGCCCACTATGACTCCCACAGCAGGTGTAACTCCGCGCATGCCAAACAAGTTGCAAGGAATTTGCAGTCCTTTCTTGGCAAGAGGGGCAAAGTTGCCTTTGTGGAGGAGAAGGCTCCAGTGCAGCAGAACAGCTATGACTGTGGGATGTATGTGATCTGCAACACGGAGGCCCTGTGCCAGGAATTCTTCCAAGGGCAGCAGGAACCGGTACTTCAGCTCTTGACTCCTTCGTACATcacaggaaagagagaagaatggaaaaaaCTCATTGCTGGACTCTCCAAGAAGTGA
- the GRAMD2A gene encoding GRAM domain-containing protein 2A isoform X2 produces MHEKSGLMHSLDKLESWPKEKSLDSPNGSLNLNNAVKNDELKKCPQEVTAPNKYNSQYHKLFKDIPTEESVVKVCSCALQRDILIQGRLYISPNWLCFYANLFGKDIKVVIPVVSVQLIKKHKTARLLPNGLAITTNASRKYIFVSLISRDSVYDVLRRVCTHLQVSSKKSLSLKEFTEEPVAVALEVIVPEVKWRRRSTASLSLTLPEASFQCIHRTSISNLSAKETSCTLEEPLVSESTVNSEEEEEEEEEEEEEEEEELVVNQSYKAELRPADYQLLKIFIVLICLLVLSSSYLAFRIFRLEQQLSSLNQDYLSRGSQR; encoded by the exons ATGCATGAGAAATCGGGGCTGATGCACAGCCTGGACAAGCTGGAATCCTGGCCCAAGGAGAAGAGCTTGGATTCTCCAAATGGCAG CTTGAATCTGAACAACGCTGTGAAGAATGACGAACTCAAGAAATGTCCCCAAGAAGTCACG GCTCCCAATAAATACAATTCTCAGTATCACAAGCTATTCAAGGACATCCCGACTGAAGAGAGCGTGGTTAAAG TCTGTTCCTGTGCTCTCCAGCGGGACATCCTTATCCAAGGCCGCCTCTACATTTCTCCAAACTGGCTCTGTTTCTACGCAAACCTTTTTGGGAAGGATATCAAG GTTGTGATTCCCGTGGTCTCCGTCCAACTGATCAAAAAGCACAAAACAGCCCGGTTGTTGCCAAATGGACTCGCGATCACCACCAACGCCAGCCGAAAA TACATCTTTGTGTCCCTCATTTCCAGAGACAGCGTATACGATGTCTTGCGACGTGTCTGTACCCACTTACAG GTCTCCAGCAAAAAAAGTCTGAGCTTGAAAGAATTCACCGAAGAGCCAGTTGCTGTAGCCTTG GAGGTCATTGTCCCAGAGGTGAAGTGGAGAAGGAGGTCCACGGCGTCCCTTTCGCTCACCCTCCCGGAGGCCAGCTTCCAGTGCATCCACCGAACTTCGATCAGCAATCTCAGTGCTAAGGAGACGTCCTGCACCTTGGAGGAGCCCCTGGTATCAG AAAGCACAGTAAActccgaggaggaagaggaggaggaagaggaggaggaggaagaggaggaggaggagttagtAGTGAACCAAAGCTACAAAGCAGAACTGAGACCAGCTGATTATCAGCTGCTGAAAATCTTCATAGTGTT AATCTGCCTTTTGGTGTTGTCCTCATCGTACCTGGCCTTCCGAATCTTCCGGCTGGAGCAGCAACTCTCCTCCTTGAACCAGGATTACCTTTCCCGAGGATCTCAAAG ATGA